In one Candidatus Nomurabacteria bacterium genomic region, the following are encoded:
- a CDS encoding NUDIX domain-containing protein, with protein sequence MSIVLKAGMVIYRNKNNVREFLLIYRKKHSDWSFPKGHLEDGETTLQTAIREVREETGLAPIIIKRLEPLHYTSRKQKEIALEMFLAMCDSDDFSAKTESDETPSWIPEKDVFARLTHENLKRYFLNTILPSIDR encoded by the coding sequence ATGAGCATCGTCCTAAAAGCCGGCATGGTCATCTATCGTAATAAAAACAATGTTAGAGAATTTTTGTTGATTTACAGAAAAAAGCATAGCGATTGGTCTTTTCCGAAAGGACATCTTGAAGACGGTGAAACAACACTACAAACAGCCATTAGAGAAGTCCGAGAAGAAACAGGCCTAGCTCCGATTATCATAAAGCGTTTAGAACCCCTACATTATACGAGTAGAAAACAAAAAGAGATCGCATTAGAAATGTTTTTAGCCATGTGTGACAGCGATGATTTCTCTGCCAAAACCGAAAGCGATGAAACACCTTCGTGGATACCAGAAAAAGATGTTTTCGCACGATTAACGCATGAGAATTTGAAACGCTATTTTCTAAATACGATACTACCGAGCATAGACAGATAA
- a CDS encoding GNAT family N-acetyltransferase, with translation MSKKPKETTSAPFLVGKRLYLRAPEPEDAALFQRAISDPFTRQWLLNRFPISFKQEIEFIERMNPPGQPPTQTIFSIVIKKNHQLIGNMGLFRINWLDRKAETAALIISDKYRSKGYGVEAKELLLEYAFNTLGLHRIESCAMADNIRSLAYLRKSGYVEEGVQREAIFKNGRWTDLICFSILKEEWRRRHH, from the coding sequence ATGTCAAAAAAGCCTAAAGAAACTACATCTGCACCTTTTCTTGTGGGTAAACGCCTCTACCTAAGAGCGCCCGAACCTGAAGATGCTGCGCTCTTTCAACGCGCCATCAGCGACCCGTTCACTCGCCAATGGCTTTTGAACCGTTTTCCGATCAGTTTCAAGCAAGAGATCGAATTCATCGAGCGAATGAATCCCCCAGGCCAACCGCCAACGCAGACCATCTTCTCGATCGTAATCAAGAAGAACCATCAGCTAATCGGTAATATGGGCCTCTTCCGTATCAATTGGCTGGATCGCAAAGCTGAAACCGCTGCTCTCATTATTTCGGACAAGTACCGAAGCAAGGGCTACGGCGTCGAAGCCAAAGAGCTCTTACTCGAATACGCATTCAACACGCTCGGCTTGCACCGCATCGAGTCATGCGCGATGGCAGACAATATCCGCTCACTCGCCTACCTTCGTAAAAGCGGGTATGTAGAAGAAGGTGTGCAACGCGAAGCTATATTCAAAAATGGCAGATGGACAGACCTCATCTGCTTCTCGATACTCAAAGAGGAGTGGAGGAGACGTCACCACTGA
- the cyaB gene encoding class IV adenylate cyclase, producing MEIEKKYRLSHEQAATVLRTLKERGVFKGSDTETDTYFNVGSRDSYTTKECLRIRSRGDEFHEITYKPPTIGDDQLGYFAKEETNMRIQDAIVAKKLLQSLGNTVLVEVEKNRQYFEFEDCTVCFDEIRSAGIFVEIEVEGQDEVDALTKINKCANILGFTDDILERMPYRDIVWECQHENC from the coding sequence ATGGAAATTGAAAAGAAATATCGCTTAAGTCACGAACAGGCTGCAACCGTCCTACGTACTCTCAAAGAGAGAGGGGTGTTTAAAGGGTCTGATACCGAGACTGACACGTACTTCAATGTTGGTAGCCGTGACTCATATACCACGAAAGAGTGTCTTCGAATTAGAAGTCGCGGGGATGAATTTCATGAAATAACCTATAAGCCACCAACGATTGGTGATGATCAATTAGGATATTTTGCCAAAGAGGAAACGAATATGAGAATTCAAGACGCTATTGTGGCAAAAAAGTTATTACAAAGCCTTGGAAATACTGTCCTGGTAGAAGTTGAAAAGAATCGGCAGTACTTTGAATTTGAAGACTGTACGGTATGTTTTGATGAAATCCGAAGCGCTGGTATTTTTGTGGAGATTGAAGTAGAGGGTCAAGACGAGGTTGATGCGTTGACGAAAATAAATAAATGTGCAAACATTTTAGGGTTCACAGATGATATACTTGAGCGCATGCCGTATCGAGATATTGTCTGGGAATGCCAACACGAGAATTGTTAG
- a CDS encoding class I SAM-dependent methyltransferase has translation MEKIHKGYLEQISKNMDEKVGDIVDCIQSGDIPRRRGRALILELGIGGGEGLNHLTRAAKILESIDVIGVDNEIALVELAKQKDLVAIHGSATSLPFDDESVSAINASAVFHEVFSYSQTVGMTSRAALSKAFREIDRVLMPGGKLFYRDVLCPDGMNLMKCVIYERASWISFTRKFLELYHPKGKEQYSSDPIRINDVDDGLAIECPIGLHREIQRHYLTVINCR, from the coding sequence ATGGAAAAAATACATAAAGGTTATCTAGAGCAAATTTCGAAAAATATGGACGAGAAGGTTGGGGACATTGTCGACTGTATTCAATCAGGAGATATTCCACGAAGGCGTGGAAGGGCTTTGATTTTGGAGCTGGGTATCGGCGGTGGAGAAGGGTTGAATCATCTAACAAGAGCTGCAAAAATTCTTGAATCGATAGACGTGATTGGTGTCGACAATGAAATTGCTTTGGTTGAGCTAGCGAAGCAAAAAGATTTAGTAGCTATACATGGCTCAGCAACAAGTTTACCATTTGATGATGAATCGGTTAGCGCAATAAACGCATCAGCTGTTTTTCATGAAGTGTTCTCATACTCTCAGACGGTTGGAATGACGTCTCGCGCAGCGCTGTCAAAGGCGTTTCGCGAGATCGATAGGGTTTTAATGCCAGGAGGTAAGCTGTTCTATAGGGATGTTCTCTGTCCGGACGGTATGAATTTGATGAAGTGCGTAATATATGAACGTGCGTCTTGGATATCTTTTACCAGAAAATTTCTGGAGCTATACCATCCAAAGGGAAAAGAGCAATACAGTTCAGACCCAATTCGAATCAATGATGTGGATGACGGATTAGCGATTGAATGTCCGATTGGTTTACACAGAGAGATTCAAAGACACTATCTCACAGTTATTAATTGTAGATAA
- a CDS encoding Hsp20/alpha crystallin family protein, with amino-acid sequence MQDFFLETSDGQDWLDQPQEGELHVDVFRDGEQLVIRSSAAGIKAEDLQLSVDGDLLTIRGERKQQQTIADDDWFHRECYWGAFSRSLVLPLDVDADHAIASMKDGILEIRLPIRHSSKTIPVKAK; translated from the coding sequence ATGCAAGACTTTTTTCTCGAAACTTCTGACGGTCAAGATTGGTTAGATCAGCCACAAGAGGGCGAGCTTCATGTTGATGTGTTTCGTGATGGAGAACAACTCGTCATTCGCTCCAGTGCTGCGGGCATTAAAGCCGAGGATCTACAGTTATCGGTTGATGGTGACTTATTAACCATCAGAGGTGAACGAAAACAACAGCAGACGATCGCAGATGATGACTGGTTTCATCGAGAATGCTATTGGGGTGCCTTTAGCCGATCACTTGTATTACCTCTAGATGTTGATGCAGACCATGCTATAGCTAGCATGAAAGACGGGATCCTCGAAATACGTCTACCAATTCGTCACTCATCAAAAACCATACCCGTTAAAGCAAAATAG
- a CDS encoding VanW family protein: MKESISSAFLKSGYIIAIVGGLVLALSATGFVAAFTYDKVFEGRILPGVIVGSDRLDGLSYEKAYALIEDSVDTATRNGFVFQFKGKDYTLSRTNIPFDDPDLARDLLRCQTDIAVKEAFESGRGKSFIVNALERGRMAVYPKRLDVPCEGNTELLSKQLQQLLETEIKPAVDARLMAVSTSGTSPTIQVDPEVIGVSADIESAVAQWQAMTKRMQYQPIVIKSTELRPRVTKAQLEPLLHQAPAILEHAPISLLIDRTPFTVTTSTLASWITATSTSNGFELTLSPIAIVDSLAQPAANILQEAKNGYLELNANGGIKTFTAPKEGVAIDGVSTAKVILDSIASTSSKKTLTVALERVTPRIEGADAERLGIHDLLGVGTSYFDGSPANRRKNIAKGKDLMNGVLIAPGEEFSQLATLGDIDGAHGWLPELVIKGDKTVPEYGGGLCQVGSTSFRAAMAAGLEITERRNHSYRVRYYEPIGTDATIYEPSPDFRFRNNTAAHILITADMKGDGLYFSIWGTNDGRKAEQKLSGAYNIVPAPATKYIETTDLAPGQKRCTESAHAGASAHVDYKVTYGDGTSSTNRFTSVYRPWGAVCLIGVAAITEPVTNPTETVPLAD, from the coding sequence ATGAAAGAGTCTATCTCTTCGGCTTTCTTAAAGTCCGGATATATTATCGCTATTGTCGGTGGGCTCGTACTCGCACTTTCTGCCACAGGATTTGTCGCCGCCTTTACCTATGACAAGGTCTTTGAAGGACGCATATTGCCAGGCGTAATTGTAGGTAGCGACCGCTTAGATGGCCTCAGCTATGAAAAAGCCTATGCTCTTATCGAAGATTCCGTTGACACAGCAACGCGAAACGGCTTTGTTTTTCAATTTAAAGGCAAAGATTATACGCTTTCTCGGACCAATATTCCTTTTGATGACCCTGATCTCGCACGAGACTTATTACGTTGCCAAACCGATATCGCTGTAAAAGAAGCGTTTGAGAGCGGTCGCGGCAAAAGCTTTATTGTAAACGCCTTAGAACGCGGACGTATGGCTGTATATCCAAAACGTCTCGATGTGCCCTGCGAAGGCAATACGGAGCTACTAAGTAAACAGCTCCAGCAATTACTCGAGACGGAGATCAAGCCAGCGGTTGATGCAAGGCTAATGGCTGTTTCTACGAGCGGAACTTCACCAACCATTCAAGTCGATCCTGAAGTTATTGGTGTTTCTGCTGATATTGAGTCCGCCGTAGCTCAATGGCAAGCGATGACAAAACGCATGCAGTATCAGCCAATTGTGATTAAGAGCACCGAATTACGCCCAAGAGTCACAAAAGCGCAATTAGAACCTCTTCTTCACCAGGCACCGGCTATTCTTGAGCATGCACCGATCTCGTTATTAATCGACAGAACGCCCTTTACTGTAACCACGAGTACGCTTGCAAGTTGGATTACAGCAACATCAACCTCAAATGGCTTTGAGCTTACACTCTCCCCTATTGCTATTGTAGATTCTCTTGCTCAACCTGCAGCAAATATCTTGCAAGAAGCAAAAAATGGCTATCTTGAGCTTAATGCAAATGGTGGCATTAAAACGTTTACCGCACCAAAAGAAGGTGTCGCTATAGATGGTGTGAGTACTGCGAAAGTTATTTTAGATAGCATTGCTTCAACGAGCTCAAAAAAGACCCTTACCGTTGCATTGGAGCGTGTAACACCGCGCATCGAAGGTGCAGACGCCGAAAGACTTGGTATTCACGACTTATTAGGCGTTGGGACCTCCTATTTTGATGGTTCGCCCGCAAATCGTCGTAAGAACATCGCAAAAGGCAAAGATCTAATGAATGGTGTCCTTATTGCTCCAGGTGAAGAATTTTCACAATTAGCTACGCTCGGTGATATCGACGGCGCACATGGTTGGTTGCCAGAACTTGTTATCAAGGGTGATAAAACCGTCCCAGAATACGGTGGCGGTCTTTGCCAAGTAGGATCTACGTCATTTAGAGCAGCTATGGCTGCTGGACTTGAGATCACAGAACGTCGCAATCATAGCTATCGTGTACGTTATTATGAGCCTATTGGTACCGATGCCACCATCTACGAGCCTTCACCGGATTTTCGCTTCAGAAACAATACCGCTGCACATATCTTAATTACCGCTGATATGAAAGGCGATGGACTCTATTTCTCAATCTGGGGTACGAATGACGGCAGAAAAGCGGAGCAAAAGCTCTCAGGCGCCTACAATATCGTCCCAGCTCCAGCCACAAAATATATTGAAACAACAGACTTGGCACCTGGTCAAAAACGCTGCACTGAGTCCGCACATGCAGGTGCCTCAGCTCATGTTGACTATAAAGTCACTTACGGCGACGGAACCTCTTCTACAAACAGATTTACCAGCGTTTATCGCCCATGGGGAGCTGTTTGTTTGATCGGTGTTGCCGCTATCACCGAACCAGTGACAAACCCTACAGAAACCGTCCCTCTCGCAGACTAA
- the trxB gene encoding thioredoxin-disulfide reductase, with the protein MQDIIIVGSGPAGWTAAVYAARAELKPTVFEGDEPGGQLMTTTEVENFPGFPKGIMGPDLMAEMRAQAARFETNIISKRVDAIKRIEGGFEVAVGSETYQSKTVILSTGATAKRIGLESEKALYGKGVSACATCDGFFFRGKNVIVVGGGDSAMEEANFLTRFAEKVTIVHRRDSFKASKIMQDRALNNPKIDVIWNSEVIEILGVEQDMVTGVKLKNNQNGNITEMAIDGVFAAIGHMPNTSLVADLVDLDDHGYIKTVPGTSLTNIPGLFACGDVQDSRYRQAITAAGSGCMAALDAEKYLAQ; encoded by the coding sequence ATGCAAGATATTATTATCGTTGGTTCAGGGCCGGCAGGTTGGACAGCGGCCGTCTATGCAGCTCGCGCAGAACTCAAGCCAACGGTTTTTGAAGGTGATGAACCAGGCGGTCAGCTCATGACAACAACCGAGGTAGAAAACTTTCCTGGTTTTCCAAAAGGTATCATGGGACCAGATCTCATGGCAGAGATGCGTGCGCAAGCGGCACGTTTTGAGACGAATATTATCTCAAAACGCGTTGATGCGATTAAACGCATCGAAGGTGGCTTTGAGGTAGCGGTTGGATCTGAGACGTATCAGTCAAAGACCGTTATTCTTTCTACAGGCGCAACGGCGAAGCGTATCGGCCTTGAATCAGAAAAGGCTCTTTACGGCAAAGGTGTAAGCGCATGTGCTACCTGCGACGGGTTTTTCTTTCGTGGCAAAAACGTGATTGTTGTAGGCGGTGGAGACAGCGCCATGGAAGAAGCAAATTTTCTTACGCGTTTTGCAGAAAAAGTCACCATCGTTCATCGCAGAGATTCATTTAAGGCTTCTAAAATCATGCAAGATCGCGCCTTAAATAATCCAAAGATTGATGTTATCTGGAATAGCGAAGTTATTGAGATTTTGGGCGTTGAGCAAGACATGGTAACAGGTGTAAAGCTCAAAAATAACCAAAACGGCAATATCACCGAAATGGCTATTGATGGCGTTTTTGCAGCTATTGGACATATGCCAAATACGAGCCTTGTTGCGGATTTGGTGGATCTCGATGATCATGGCTATATCAAAACGGTGCCAGGGACAAGCTTAACGAATATACCAGGATTATTTGCTTGTGGTGATGTTCAAGACTCTCGTTATCGCCAAGCAATTACTGCTGCAGGATCAGGCTGTATGGCAGCCCTTGATGCGGAGAAATATCTCGCACAGTAA
- the trxA gene encoding thioredoxin yields the protein MAKHFTEENFEQEVLKSSVPVFVDFWAEWCPPCKAFGPIVEEFSNEVDPSKLIVGKLDVDAAQKIAMEYRVLSIPTSIVFKNGEVVEKFVGSMTKEALAEKLSAYTK from the coding sequence ATGGCCAAACACTTTACAGAAGAAAATTTTGAGCAAGAAGTACTAAAATCCTCCGTCCCTGTTTTTGTAGATTTTTGGGCTGAATGGTGCCCTCCTTGCAAGGCCTTTGGACCAATAGTCGAGGAGTTTTCAAACGAAGTAGATCCATCAAAGTTGATTGTTGGAAAATTAGATGTTGATGCAGCGCAAAAGATTGCTATGGAATATCGCGTGCTCTCTATTCCTACATCTATTGTTTTTAAAAACGGAGAAGTTGTCGAAAAATTTGTAGGTTCAATGACAAAAGAAGCGCTTGCTGAAAAGCTTTCGGCTTATACAAAATAA
- a CDS encoding translation initiation factor IF-2, translating into MNVTELARRLRVTPQQLLAKLPELGFDIGARAIKIDDRTADQMYKKWLENSRRERFRDNYNKQQVVAATDADGKPKEVALPSVISVRDFAGLLGMPVTRVIQQLMKAGILASQNERIDFTTASIIAEELGFKTLSQNETEAELAQNTESEDRLKEILTQQDKDVLVARPPVVVVMGHVDHGKTRTLDAIRKTNIMEGESGGITQHIGAYMVEKKGKLMTFIDTPGHEAFTVMRSRGAKVADIAILVVAADDGVQPQTKEAASIIQAKTSFCCGINKIDKEDADPNRVLGQLAEIGITVEEWGGKVPMAKISAKNGTGIDELLDLVLLVADVEQDRIRANPNALAAGTVIEAHVDKGEGPVATAIVQNGTLKRNDTIGINGNAYGRVRMMKDWNGNVLEEATPGMPVKILGFKAAPSVGDIIEIPKDPSTLESKKVKAVVRQSVESFTATKQAVNEDEEKKPTLNIVLKSDVLGSLEAILGVLERFQHEAVDLTVIQKGLGNITEADIERAANAKPSVVYAFNTAIPTAVAVAAREKDVEIISTKVIYDLFDDAVVRLNELLPKEVTIVDVGKGEVGAIFRTEPGRMVLGMRVKEGKLVKGAKLRIWRGEEIIGEGKIESLQSGQSATKEASAGTECGLSYAGKAKILVGDILDAYIEESKVRKIDAIR; encoded by the coding sequence ATGAACGTTACTGAACTCGCACGTCGTCTACGCGTAACTCCGCAGCAATTGCTCGCCAAACTCCCAGAGCTTGGCTTTGACATTGGTGCACGCGCTATCAAAATCGATGATCGCACCGCCGATCAGATGTATAAAAAATGGTTAGAAAACTCTCGTCGTGAACGTTTTCGTGACAACTATAATAAACAGCAGGTTGTTGCCGCGACCGATGCTGATGGTAAGCCAAAAGAGGTTGCATTGCCTTCTGTTATTTCTGTTCGTGATTTTGCAGGGTTGCTTGGCATGCCGGTGACTCGTGTTATTCAACAATTGATGAAGGCAGGTATTCTCGCTTCACAAAATGAACGCATCGATTTTACAACCGCGTCTATTATTGCTGAGGAGCTCGGTTTTAAAACGTTGAGTCAAAACGAAACAGAAGCAGAGCTAGCACAAAACACCGAAAGCGAAGATCGTCTTAAAGAAATTCTTACACAACAAGATAAAGATGTGCTCGTTGCACGTCCGCCAGTTGTTGTTGTGATGGGTCACGTTGATCACGGTAAAACACGCACGCTCGATGCTATTCGTAAAACAAATATCATGGAGGGTGAATCTGGTGGCATTACCCAGCATATCGGTGCTTACATGGTAGAAAAGAAAGGCAAGCTCATGACCTTTATTGATACTCCTGGTCACGAGGCTTTTACGGTTATGCGATCACGTGGTGCAAAGGTTGCTGATATCGCTATTCTTGTTGTTGCTGCGGATGATGGTGTCCAGCCTCAAACAAAAGAAGCAGCAAGCATTATCCAAGCAAAAACTTCCTTTTGTTGTGGCATTAACAAAATTGATAAAGAAGACGCAGATCCAAATCGTGTCCTTGGTCAACTTGCAGAAATTGGTATCACGGTAGAAGAGTGGGGTGGCAAGGTTCCAATGGCAAAAATCTCTGCAAAAAATGGCACAGGTATTGATGAGCTTTTGGACTTGGTTTTATTGGTCGCTGATGTTGAGCAAGATCGTATCCGTGCAAATCCAAATGCACTCGCTGCAGGTACCGTTATCGAAGCTCACGTAGATAAAGGTGAGGGACCAGTAGCAACCGCTATCGTACAAAACGGTACGCTTAAGCGTAATGACACGATTGGTATTAATGGTAATGCCTATGGACGTGTGCGCATGATGAAGGATTGGAACGGAAACGTACTTGAAGAAGCAACTCCAGGTATGCCAGTAAAAATCCTTGGGTTCAAAGCAGCGCCATCGGTTGGTGATATTATTGAGATTCCAAAAGACCCAAGTACGCTTGAGTCGAAAAAAGTAAAAGCGGTTGTACGACAATCTGTCGAATCATTTACGGCGACAAAACAAGCAGTAAATGAGGACGAAGAGAAAAAACCAACGTTAAACATTGTCTTAAAATCAGATGTCCTTGGTTCATTAGAAGCGATTCTTGGTGTTCTTGAGCGTTTCCAACACGAGGCGGTGGATTTGACCGTGATTCAAAAAGGTTTAGGTAATATCACCGAGGCAGATATCGAGCGCGCAGCAAATGCAAAGCCATCGGTTGTGTATGCCTTTAATACCGCCATTCCTACAGCGGTTGCTGTTGCGGCACGTGAAAAAGACGTTGAGATTATTTCAACAAAAGTTATTTACGACTTATTTGATGATGCGGTTGTTCGTTTAAACGAGCTATTACCAAAAGAAGTTACAATCGTTGATGTTGGTAAAGGTGAGGTTGGTGCAATCTTCCGCACCGAACCGGGCCGCATGGTTCTTGGTATGCGTGTCAAAGAAGGTAAGTTGGTAAAAGGCGCTAAATTACGCATTTGGCGCGGCGAAGAGATTATCGGTGAAGGTAAGATTGAATCTCTTCAATCGGGTCAGTCTGCGACAAAAGAAGCTTCTGCGGGTACCGAGTGCGGTCTCAGTTATGCAGGTAAAGCAAAAATCCTTGTAGGCGATATTCTCGATGCCTACATCGAAGAATCCAAGGTCCGTAAAATCGACGCTATTCGTTAA